The bacterium genomic sequence CACGCGCGGGAGGGCGACCGGCTTCGCGCTCGGCGAAGGTCGCTTCTCGGTCGGGCGCCCAGCGGGTGAATCTCGCAGGGCCGTATGGACCCGCTCGACGTTGTAGTAGTTGACGTACTCGCCAAGCAGCCGCCG encodes the following:
- a CDS encoding transposase, coding for MIVLGEQHLRRLLGEYVNYYNVERVHTALRDSPAGRPTEKRPSPSAKPVALPRVGGLHHRYAWCKAA